One stretch of Streptomyces sp. R21 DNA includes these proteins:
- a CDS encoding DUF317 domain-containing protein, which yields MEAPLHPQHPTDPSLPSPTDPVYWVTPRHLAGDDGALAERIGDTLAGLGWRMWPTARHTLLYVSPDGLRGAEWILAAHPFELGGLPVAWQLSVRPHATSVMTEWNAYFTTGVPYEVLADLLLAIDARETPDVGLDGPERVVDGLSAQGWVRDVDRPWTTAMDPGFSASVSLEMLPPLIQDADPRPDLLGWQAWAEPLPGAAYLWCASFSASFPHDLVAAFATSLASPVPVSRRTVPEGVEGRVTVVRRG from the coding sequence ATGGAGGCGCCCCTGCACCCGCAGCACCCCACCGACCCTTCCCTCCCCTCCCCGACGGACCCGGTGTACTGGGTCACCCCGCGCCACCTCGCCGGTGACGACGGCGCTCTCGCCGAGCGGATCGGCGACACCCTGGCCGGCCTCGGCTGGCGCATGTGGCCCACGGCCCGCCACACCCTGCTGTACGTGAGCCCGGACGGGTTGCGTGGCGCCGAGTGGATCCTCGCGGCCCACCCGTTCGAGCTGGGCGGACTGCCCGTTGCCTGGCAACTGAGTGTCCGCCCGCATGCCACGTCCGTGATGACGGAGTGGAACGCGTACTTCACCACCGGCGTCCCCTACGAGGTGCTCGCCGACCTCCTCCTGGCGATCGATGCTCGTGAGACGCCCGACGTCGGCCTGGACGGGCCGGAGAGGGTCGTCGACGGGCTCAGCGCCCAAGGCTGGGTGCGCGACGTGGACCGGCCTTGGACCACCGCCATGGATCCCGGGTTCTCCGCCAGCGTGTCCCTGGAGATGCTGCCGCCGCTCATCCAGGACGCCGATCCTCGCCCTGACCTGCTGGGCTGGCAAGCGTGGGCGGAACCCCTCCCTGGCGCCGCGTACCTGTGGTGCGCCAGCTTCAGCGCCAGTTTTCCTCATGATCTCGTCGCGGCGTTCGCCACATCGCTCGCCTCACCGGTTCCGGTATCCCGCCGCACGGTGCCCGAAGGCGTCGAGGGCCGGGTCACCGTCGTCCGCCGTGGCTGA
- a CDS encoding nucleotidyltransferase domain-containing protein, producing the protein MDAIDSACAVVEEHHPDARAAFLGGSVVTGRRTAMSDLDIVVLLNGAPAPYRASIRHGDWPVELFVHTETTWHAYVEREVRKRRSPLLWMCADGLLLFDTDGVGARVAAEARKLTGAGPPSVSAEEIDDRRYAITDLLDDLSGSIDQGERLFIATELARRTGELALAIGGSWNGGGKWLARRLDTTAPGLSTRLHQAVREVLEGQVEPLISVVDEVLGQAGGRLWVGYRRGGRMP; encoded by the coding sequence ATGGACGCGATTGACTCCGCATGCGCCGTTGTCGAGGAACACCACCCTGACGCCCGGGCGGCGTTCCTGGGAGGCAGCGTCGTGACGGGCCGTCGCACGGCGATGTCCGACCTCGACATCGTGGTGCTGCTCAATGGAGCCCCAGCCCCGTACCGGGCGAGCATCCGGCACGGCGACTGGCCGGTGGAGCTGTTCGTGCACACCGAGACGACCTGGCACGCGTATGTCGAGCGGGAAGTACGCAAGCGCCGGTCACCGCTGCTCTGGATGTGCGCCGACGGGCTGCTGCTCTTCGACACCGATGGAGTCGGTGCGCGTGTCGCCGCCGAAGCCCGGAAGCTGACCGGCGCGGGACCACCCAGTGTGTCAGCCGAGGAAATCGACGACCGTCGCTACGCGATCACGGACCTCCTCGATGACCTTTCGGGAAGCATCGACCAGGGCGAGCGGCTGTTCATCGCCACTGAACTGGCTCGGAGAACGGGCGAGTTGGCACTGGCCATCGGCGGGTCCTGGAACGGAGGCGGGAAGTGGCTGGCGCGCCGTCTCGATACCACGGCACCAGGGCTCAGCACGCGCCTGCACCAGGCGGTCCGTGAGGTACTGGAGGGCCAGGTCGAGCCCCTCATCAGTGTGGTGGACGAGGTACTCGGGCAAGCCGGCGGCCGGTTGTGGGTTGGCTACAGGCGCGGGGGCAGAATGCCATGA
- a CDS encoding aldo/keto reductase, producing MRGADPRVVLGLHRSRHERRLLTGALDLGVTALDTSSNYLGFRSHEVLARTAGDLLPKFTVSTKVGYFPGPDGAEHSLDPARLRAAVEQAAEDLGREPDLVFLHNPEHSLLEAAPHNQDALVQACATLDAAVAKGLCAAWGVASWDPLPLLSLIDMTVPKPAVLMVRAGLLVGARTLDAADALTKAWGLEGAKVWGMSPFGGSTSTPVWDRIDPRVFLRDGSQLSCVQAAFRVTYHLPRVGTVAVGTDEPAHLGELVGTLAGGVDERTVQEYRSLLRDRSRAQPA from the coding sequence GTGCGCGGTGCTGACCCCCGAGTTGTCCTTGGGCTACACCGGTCTCGTCACGAACGCCGTCTCCTGACCGGGGCGTTGGACCTCGGTGTCACCGCACTCGACACCAGCAGCAACTATCTCGGCTTCCGTTCGCATGAGGTCCTGGCGCGGACAGCTGGTGACCTGCTGCCGAAGTTCACGGTCTCCACCAAGGTCGGCTATTTCCCGGGGCCGGACGGGGCGGAGCATTCCCTGGACCCCGCACGTCTGCGCGCGGCCGTGGAACAGGCCGCCGAGGACCTTGGGCGGGAGCCGGACCTGGTGTTCCTGCACAACCCGGAGCATTCGCTCCTTGAAGCCGCCCCTCACAACCAGGACGCGCTGGTACAGGCGTGCGCCACTCTCGACGCTGCCGTAGCGAAGGGACTCTGCGCCGCCTGGGGAGTCGCGTCCTGGGACCCGTTACCGCTGCTGAGCCTCATCGACATGACCGTACCGAAGCCGGCGGTCCTCATGGTCCGCGCCGGTTTGCTGGTCGGAGCCAGAACGCTGGATGCCGCGGATGCCCTCACCAAGGCGTGGGGTCTGGAGGGCGCCAAGGTGTGGGGGATGAGCCCTTTCGGGGGCAGTACCAGCACTCCTGTGTGGGACAGGATCGACCCACGCGTCTTCCTCCGGGACGGCAGCCAACTCTCCTGTGTACAGGCGGCGTTCAGAGTCACCTATCACCTCCCGCGGGTAGGCACCGTCGCCGTGGGCACCGATGAGCCCGCCCATCTCGGCGAACTCGTCGGAACCCTGGCGGGCGGGGTCGACGAGCGGACCGTCCAGGAATATCGGAGTCTCCTCCGAGACCGCTCGCGCGCTCAGCCCGCTTGA
- a CDS encoding cupin domain-containing protein encodes MEHRLISAIETALGWNGAEELGKDFVRGSMDDPALVSRIMTPNRLLDIAMRRSLNRPQFRCFQKGEEVHPAIYYTDSVSPRGQSIPMANMRSLGSLLGQGATVIMDQANVFDPTMEVACRALQWWSHERVQVNAYLTTNDASGFPLHWDDHDVVIVQLAGEKEWEVRATSRAVPMYRDADPNNTPSDEIIWSGTMRTGDVMHIPRGHWHQATRSGSGSGKSLHVTFGITKRTGASWLAWLADWCREHEIFRHDLDRWHGNGGEALSAAAAQLVGERSPADFLAAYEQKTTLPRHVPFLDIFGPLAAVVCTTHFPPRIEESVETVHVVASGKKLTLTAKALPALRLLLSGQPVALERAVAVVGAEVTEVAEILVEEELCAVLTPELSLGYTGLVTNAVS; translated from the coding sequence ATGGAACATCGGTTGATCAGCGCCATCGAGACTGCGCTCGGATGGAACGGGGCGGAGGAGCTGGGCAAGGACTTCGTACGCGGGAGCATGGACGACCCCGCACTCGTCTCCCGCATCATGACCCCGAACCGTCTGCTCGACATCGCGATGCGCAGGAGCCTGAACCGCCCGCAGTTCCGGTGCTTCCAGAAGGGCGAGGAGGTCCATCCGGCCATCTACTACACCGACAGCGTCAGCCCTCGGGGCCAGAGCATCCCCATGGCCAACATGCGCAGCCTGGGCAGCCTCCTGGGACAAGGCGCGACGGTGATCATGGACCAGGCCAACGTCTTCGATCCGACGATGGAGGTCGCCTGCCGGGCCCTGCAGTGGTGGTCCCACGAGCGAGTTCAGGTCAACGCGTACCTGACGACGAACGACGCCTCCGGCTTCCCCCTGCACTGGGACGACCACGATGTCGTCATCGTCCAACTCGCCGGCGAGAAGGAGTGGGAGGTCCGCGCGACCTCCCGCGCAGTCCCCATGTACCGGGACGCCGACCCCAACAACACCCCGAGCGACGAGATCATCTGGTCCGGCACCATGCGGACCGGTGACGTCATGCACATCCCTCGGGGCCACTGGCACCAGGCGACACGGTCCGGCAGCGGTTCTGGCAAGAGCCTGCACGTCACCTTCGGCATCACCAAGCGCACGGGAGCAAGCTGGCTCGCATGGCTGGCCGACTGGTGCCGCGAGCACGAGATCTTCCGCCACGACCTCGACCGCTGGCACGGAAACGGCGGCGAGGCCCTGAGCGCGGCTGCGGCCCAGCTCGTCGGTGAACGCTCCCCGGCCGACTTCCTCGCCGCGTACGAGCAAAAGACGACGCTGCCTCGGCACGTGCCCTTCCTCGACATATTCGGGCCGCTCGCCGCCGTGGTGTGCACCACCCACTTCCCGCCCCGCATCGAGGAAAGTGTGGAGACCGTCCACGTCGTGGCCTCCGGGAAGAAGCTCACCCTCACGGCCAAGGCCCTGCCCGCACTGCGTCTGCTGCTCAGCGGCCAGCCGGTCGCGTTGGAGCGAGCCGTGGCCGTCGTCGGAGCCGAAGTGACCGAGGTCGCAGAGATCCTGGTGGAGGAGGAGTTGTGCGCGGTGCTGACCCCCGAGTTGTCCTTGGGCTACACCGGTCTCGTCACGAACGCCGTCTCCTGA
- a CDS encoding ATP-binding protein, whose product MPMLVHRFVLAGEEREVSLARRTVVDKVRTWGVPLDDDTADAIRLVASELISNAVVHGEGSVTVTLYHRPGRLVIDVLDDNPAAPQMSCAQADDESGRGLSMVEFLASRCAWEPAGRGKRVWAEVALPTVAPAIRAAVLRRLFALRPKLGSVAEPESLTLTVA is encoded by the coding sequence ATGCCCATGCTCGTCCATCGGTTCGTCCTCGCGGGTGAGGAAAGGGAAGTTTCCCTCGCCCGGCGCACGGTCGTCGACAAGGTGCGTACGTGGGGCGTGCCGTTGGACGACGACACGGCTGACGCCATCCGTCTTGTCGCCTCCGAGCTCATCAGCAACGCCGTGGTCCATGGGGAGGGGTCCGTCACCGTCACGCTGTACCACCGGCCCGGCCGCCTCGTGATCGACGTCCTCGATGACAATCCCGCAGCTCCACAGATGAGTTGTGCCCAGGCCGACGACGAGAGCGGGCGCGGCCTGTCAATGGTCGAGTTCCTCGCTTCGCGGTGTGCCTGGGAACCCGCCGGCCGTGGGAAGCGCGTATGGGCGGAGGTCGCGCTTCCCACGGTGGCACCCGCCATCCGAGCCGCTGTTCTGCGCAGATTATTCGCACTACGGCCGAAGCTCGGGAGCGTAGCTGAGCCTGAGTCCCTCACCCTGACGGTCGCGTGA
- a CDS encoding transcriptional regulator, translated as MPGEPLAVHPLSFLRQTHGWGKAEFARLMQAHGRSLGIPLATNRTTVWKWEQGQEPDADAQHVLADLLRVPYEQARKEGWPRWLPVWEVTGLTAPWTEAGTVEALSELVGSGRMDRRGFLTITGAALTGLAASWVDAPSAFASALGGDQVTDTMVLTIEQRISTLRTLDDQLGGATLLEQARGDLALVTGLLSTGRYTESIRIRLYALAARVSHLTGWMAYDAGLRSVGQRYYVGALRSARTAGDDAFGAFILAEMGVHVSEAGRTAERVALISTAIDNAPRTLSPYTQSFMYLHKAEALSRDGDHQNAGTALNRAVSHWERHTTEENPDWLNWFGEAQLKSTEGKVLLRSGQVERATGSLETSVKSAAPRDKAVRSSRLAEARLAGGDLDGALDAANYGTELLESSVSSVRALDRLKEFSAHLEPRKSVPAVREFRERLQAVPVAA; from the coding sequence ATGCCTGGTGAGCCGTTGGCGGTCCACCCGCTGAGCTTCCTCCGCCAGACGCACGGATGGGGGAAGGCCGAGTTCGCCCGGCTCATGCAGGCGCACGGGAGATCGCTCGGAATCCCGCTCGCGACCAACCGCACCACCGTATGGAAGTGGGAGCAGGGGCAGGAGCCGGACGCGGACGCCCAGCACGTACTCGCCGACCTGCTACGCGTCCCGTACGAGCAGGCGCGGAAGGAAGGCTGGCCCCGGTGGCTCCCGGTCTGGGAGGTCACGGGACTCACGGCCCCGTGGACCGAGGCCGGTACCGTTGAGGCATTGTCCGAACTCGTGGGGAGTGGCCGCATGGATCGCCGGGGCTTTCTCACCATCACCGGCGCCGCCCTGACGGGCCTCGCGGCGAGCTGGGTGGACGCGCCGTCCGCCTTCGCCTCGGCCCTGGGCGGGGATCAGGTCACGGACACGATGGTCTTGACAATCGAGCAGCGCATCAGCACGCTCCGTACCCTCGACGACCAACTCGGCGGCGCCACACTCCTGGAGCAGGCACGCGGCGATCTCGCCCTCGTCACCGGCCTCCTGAGCACCGGCAGGTACACGGAGAGCATCCGAATCCGCCTCTACGCCCTGGCGGCCCGGGTGTCGCACCTGACCGGCTGGATGGCTTACGACGCGGGGCTGCGGTCCGTCGGCCAGCGGTACTACGTAGGGGCCCTGCGCAGCGCCCGTACCGCTGGAGACGACGCGTTCGGCGCGTTCATCCTCGCGGAGATGGGCGTTCACGTCTCCGAGGCCGGACGGACGGCCGAGCGCGTCGCCCTCATCTCCACCGCCATCGACAACGCCCCACGAACGCTGTCGCCGTACACCCAGTCGTTCATGTACCTGCACAAGGCCGAGGCACTGTCCCGCGACGGCGACCACCAGAACGCCGGAACAGCGCTCAACCGCGCTGTGTCCCACTGGGAGCGCCACACGACGGAGGAAAACCCGGATTGGCTCAACTGGTTCGGTGAGGCCCAGCTGAAGTCGACCGAGGGCAAGGTCCTGCTGCGGTCCGGGCAGGTGGAACGCGCGACGGGCTCCCTGGAGACCTCCGTGAAAAGCGCGGCTCCTCGGGACAAGGCCGTACGCTCCAGCCGCCTGGCCGAGGCCCGGCTCGCCGGCGGCGACCTGGACGGGGCGCTCGACGCCGCGAACTACGGCACCGAACTCCTGGAGAGCAGCGTCAGTTCCGTACGGGCTCTGGACCGCTTGAAGGAGTTCTCCGCACACCTCGAACCGCGCAAGTCCGTCCCCGCTGTCCGTGAGTTCCGTGAGCGCCTTCAGGCCGTGCCCGTCGCGGCGTGA
- a CDS encoding serine hydrolase domain-containing protein, with translation MTTIHGEVAAGFEPVCEAFAANFSQHGDIGAAVCVYQYGRPVVDLWGGIADPETGRPWTRDTLQLVYSATKGATTTAAHMLAERGALDLDAPVAKYWPEFAANGKADIPVRWLLSHQAGLIALDQPVPLNEALHWHPMAAALAAQRPLWTPGIAHGYHGRTWGWLVGEVIRRVSGQTPGRYFADEIAAPLGLDFFIGLPARKRDRVSRMVYQRPAVDLTTMPAESVPEELREQVAAWRDPESFSNRAYTVTDPAEIDFDSPEVQAAELPASNGISTAHGLARMYAALIGEVDGVRLLTSETLASATKEQASGKDQVMLIPSRFSSGYMLPTETNPMIGPSSFGHTGRGGSLGFADPKHGIAFGYAMNNIIGGPNDVRATSLVDAVRKSLA, from the coding sequence ATGACGACGATCCACGGTGAGGTCGCGGCTGGGTTCGAACCGGTGTGTGAGGCGTTCGCAGCGAACTTCTCCCAGCACGGGGACATCGGCGCAGCGGTGTGCGTGTACCAGTACGGCCGACCGGTGGTGGACCTGTGGGGAGGCATCGCCGACCCCGAGACCGGTCGACCGTGGACGCGGGACACACTGCAGCTCGTCTACTCGGCTACCAAGGGGGCCACCACGACCGCAGCGCACATGCTGGCCGAGCGTGGTGCGCTGGACCTGGACGCGCCGGTGGCGAAGTACTGGCCGGAGTTCGCCGCGAACGGCAAGGCGGACATCCCGGTGCGCTGGCTGCTGTCCCACCAGGCCGGCTTGATCGCGCTGGACCAACCGGTCCCGCTGAACGAGGCATTGCACTGGCATCCAATGGCGGCCGCACTCGCCGCTCAGCGCCCTCTGTGGACTCCGGGCATCGCACACGGATACCACGGCCGGACCTGGGGCTGGCTCGTCGGCGAAGTGATCCGCCGGGTTTCCGGCCAGACACCGGGCCGCTACTTCGCCGACGAGATCGCCGCCCCCCTCGGACTGGACTTCTTCATCGGACTGCCGGCGCGTAAACGCGACCGGGTCAGCCGCATGGTGTATCAGCGACCGGCCGTCGACCTCACCACCATGCCCGCCGAGTCGGTTCCCGAGGAACTCCGCGAGCAGGTTGCAGCGTGGCGAGATCCGGAGTCATTCAGCAACAGGGCGTACACGGTCACCGACCCTGCCGAGATCGACTTCGACTCGCCCGAGGTACAGGCTGCGGAACTCCCGGCCTCCAACGGCATCAGCACCGCACACGGGCTGGCGCGCATGTACGCCGCGCTGATCGGCGAGGTGGACGGCGTGCGCCTGCTGACCTCAGAGACCCTTGCTTCGGCGACCAAGGAGCAGGCCAGCGGGAAGGACCAGGTGATGCTGATCCCGAGCAGGTTCAGCTCCGGGTACATGCTGCCTACCGAGACCAACCCCATGATCGGGCCGAGTTCCTTCGGCCACACCGGTCGAGGCGGCTCGCTCGGCTTCGCTGATCCGAAGCACGGCATCGCCTTCGGCTATGCGATGAACAACATCATCGGGGGCCCCAACGACGTGCGTGCGACGTCGCTGGTCGACGCGGTGCGAAAGTCCCTGGCGTAA
- a CDS encoding TIGR04141 family sporadically distributed protein: protein MTARTSKRTLYRLRGVPPTADSMFDALDADQLERVHADFDVPENLGVPAILVTGSFEQPVASWCDEIFRTTGIEVSRSVNRSAGLLMLAVDGEVYAIGYDQGFRLVPDRLKDHRFGLSFASRRVDPAKIRDLVSHTPGGGRTDITLIPSGASVWSLGIVEHAQIVRRLGGHLDNIPLTISRDNPGKISSAEGGAGLRMRLGVEGADLIADIRAIARVLREEKPSPELEFVEHVVPVDDPSLVTRLEAILDNLLEQEPDGRISVAVPADHWDDYMAARAFRARINSDAAGRSTDDFDLEYVLCRARIQHAGSRVAALREGTVTLYRHGRANRADEIWTSSALRWIEAEVFLDSRRFFLMDEHWYEIDQEYLKAIRSHAERLITDTPSVDLPSWILGEKERTYNACVPDQRPGYVCFDRDNVQTALHRGNGVEICDLLSPDNALVMVKRAKGSDTLSHLFSQALVAVQTLRNSPEGRERFAEKVAAARQGRGLPEDFRPSKVVFAILLKDGTDLTADTLFPFSQVTLVQTARTLQAWGVQVEVVGIASTPPTATSTGTRRLAA, encoded by the coding sequence ATGACGGCCCGTACGTCCAAGCGAACCCTGTACCGGCTCAGGGGCGTGCCTCCCACTGCCGACTCGATGTTCGACGCCCTGGACGCGGACCAATTGGAAAGGGTCCACGCGGATTTCGACGTCCCCGAGAACCTCGGTGTACCGGCGATCCTGGTCACCGGCAGCTTCGAGCAGCCTGTGGCGAGCTGGTGCGACGAGATCTTCCGAACGACGGGTATCGAGGTGTCACGGTCCGTCAACCGCTCGGCTGGCCTGCTGATGCTGGCCGTCGACGGTGAGGTGTACGCGATTGGGTACGACCAGGGCTTCCGCCTGGTGCCCGACCGCCTGAAGGACCACCGCTTCGGGCTGAGCTTCGCGTCCCGCCGAGTGGACCCCGCGAAGATCCGCGACCTGGTGTCGCACACTCCCGGTGGAGGGCGCACCGACATCACCCTGATCCCGAGCGGGGCCTCGGTGTGGAGCCTGGGCATCGTCGAGCACGCGCAGATCGTGCGCCGCCTCGGCGGCCACCTGGACAACATCCCGCTCACCATCTCCCGGGACAACCCGGGGAAGATCTCCAGTGCCGAGGGCGGCGCCGGCCTGCGCATGCGGCTCGGTGTGGAGGGTGCCGACCTGATCGCTGACATCCGTGCGATCGCCCGCGTGTTGCGCGAGGAGAAGCCGAGCCCGGAACTGGAGTTCGTCGAACACGTCGTGCCCGTCGACGATCCCAGCCTTGTCACCCGCCTGGAGGCCATCCTCGACAACCTCCTGGAGCAGGAGCCCGACGGGAGAATCAGCGTCGCCGTCCCCGCCGACCATTGGGACGACTACATGGCCGCCCGGGCGTTCAGGGCCAGGATCAACAGCGACGCGGCCGGCCGGTCGACCGACGACTTCGACCTTGAGTACGTCCTCTGCCGCGCGCGCATCCAGCATGCGGGCAGCCGCGTGGCCGCGCTCCGGGAAGGAACCGTCACTCTCTATCGGCATGGCCGCGCCAACCGGGCCGACGAAATCTGGACGTCCAGCGCGCTCCGGTGGATCGAGGCGGAAGTGTTTCTCGACTCTCGCCGGTTCTTCCTGATGGACGAGCACTGGTACGAGATCGACCAGGAGTATCTGAAGGCGATCCGCTCGCACGCCGAACGGCTGATCACCGACACCCCGTCCGTCGACCTGCCCTCGTGGATCCTCGGGGAGAAGGAGCGCACCTACAACGCGTGCGTGCCGGACCAGCGGCCCGGGTACGTCTGCTTTGACCGCGACAACGTGCAGACCGCGCTGCACCGCGGGAACGGCGTGGAGATCTGCGACCTGCTGAGCCCCGACAACGCCCTGGTCATGGTGAAGCGGGCCAAGGGCTCCGACACGCTGAGCCATCTCTTCAGCCAGGCGCTCGTCGCCGTACAGACGCTGCGGAACTCCCCGGAGGGGAGGGAACGGTTCGCCGAGAAGGTGGCCGCGGCCCGGCAAGGGCGCGGTCTACCGGAAGACTTCCGGCCTTCGAAGGTCGTCTTCGCAATCCTGCTGAAGGACGGCACCGACCTCACTGCCGACACCCTGTTCCCGTTCTCGCAGGTCACTTTGGTGCAGACGGCCAGGACGCTCCAAGCATGGGGTGTCCAGGTCGAGGTCGTCGGCATCGCCTCCACTCCGCCGACTGCCACCTCGACTGGGACACGGCGGTTGGCGGCGTAG
- a CDS encoding AAA family ATPase, which translates to MTEHPAQSEPNASDHQVDHRRGASSTLSRLTVRLESSALAEEPRALLREALGATATESSATPVDPHSDQRVFLDSISVNGFRGIGRKARLPLTAKPGVTLVVGRNGSGKSSFAEGIETALTGRTARLDKQRGEVWRRHWRNLHDGADPKVEVRLAIAGDPRLSTLTCTWSGDDVTAPEVEFRRPGHGRRPFAGIGWERALKDYNPFLSYADLDKVLNGRPSEQYDSVAAILGLRELTDADERLQGIEKALDSALKQAEAERPVLAEALSALDDPRAVRALAVVGKAGDPDFVVLDALVTSLPDADEGRLRELRTTAALTGPDLGAVGAAVDRLREAVAVLDDVRASGAEDAHQHAELLAKALEHSRRHEDEDTCPVCGSDRALDEAWAERAAEQVATLRQEAATAREARTGLRDAVDALRYLVTPVPAWLPAPLVDPWEEWKACRAIDDAERLAARAETAALVLADACAALRDEALRELEKLDEEWRSCVTRLACWLDRARPAYAGRPRLCQVRAARKWLKEARAELREQRLRPFEDHSQRIWEELRQQSNVDLRSVRLTGSEKATVRKLVMDVSVDGTEAAALGVMSQGELHSLALSLFLPRAAAPDSPFGFVVIDDPVQSMDPAKVHGLAKVLHGLGSTRQVVVFTHDTRLQRAFTNQEFPVTVLEVERAGRSVVTVSRVTDPVGQALADARALIRTRNLPPVAMTHVLPSLCRAVLERAFSEAAWLRLHRAGMAEHEAEKTVAGAVTLMDIAALGLFGDPSKRASDVQRELRRRCGPGAVDLIQKCQEGAHPSGTSMPDPQRFVDDIKAVALTVRKPEEGP; encoded by the coding sequence ATGACGGAACACCCCGCACAGAGCGAGCCGAACGCATCTGACCATCAGGTCGATCATCGCCGAGGCGCCTCCTCGACGCTCTCCCGCCTGACCGTCCGCCTCGAAAGCTCGGCGCTTGCCGAGGAACCTCGGGCACTCCTGCGAGAGGCACTGGGCGCCACCGCGACGGAGTCCTCCGCTACCCCCGTCGATCCGCACTCGGACCAGCGGGTGTTCCTCGACTCCATCAGCGTCAACGGCTTTCGCGGCATCGGCCGCAAGGCACGTCTGCCGCTGACCGCGAAGCCTGGCGTCACCCTCGTCGTGGGGCGTAACGGCTCGGGGAAGTCCAGCTTCGCCGAGGGCATTGAGACGGCGCTCACGGGCCGGACCGCCCGCCTGGACAAGCAGCGGGGCGAGGTGTGGCGCCGGCACTGGCGCAACCTGCACGACGGGGCCGACCCGAAGGTCGAGGTCCGCCTCGCCATCGCGGGCGACCCCCGGCTGTCCACTCTGACGTGCACCTGGTCCGGCGACGACGTCACCGCCCCCGAGGTCGAGTTCAGGCGGCCGGGCCACGGCCGTCGGCCCTTCGCCGGCATCGGGTGGGAGCGGGCCCTGAAGGACTACAACCCCTTTCTGTCGTACGCGGATCTCGACAAGGTTCTCAATGGCAGGCCCAGCGAGCAGTACGACTCGGTCGCCGCCATCCTCGGACTCCGCGAACTGACCGACGCGGACGAGCGGCTCCAGGGCATCGAGAAGGCGCTCGACTCCGCGCTGAAGCAAGCCGAGGCGGAACGGCCCGTACTTGCCGAGGCGTTGTCCGCGCTGGACGACCCCCGGGCGGTACGCGCGCTCGCGGTCGTCGGCAAGGCGGGCGACCCCGACTTCGTCGTGCTCGACGCCCTCGTGACCTCACTGCCCGACGCGGACGAGGGCCGTCTCCGTGAACTGCGGACGACCGCCGCGCTGACCGGACCTGACCTCGGCGCGGTCGGCGCGGCCGTAGACCGGCTGCGCGAGGCCGTCGCCGTACTCGACGACGTACGTGCCTCGGGCGCCGAGGACGCCCACCAGCATGCGGAGCTGCTGGCCAAGGCCCTGGAGCACAGCCGTCGGCACGAGGACGAGGACACCTGCCCAGTGTGCGGGTCCGACCGGGCGCTCGACGAGGCGTGGGCCGAGCGGGCCGCCGAACAGGTGGCGACCCTGCGGCAGGAGGCCGCGACCGCGCGGGAGGCCCGTACCGGGCTGCGGGACGCGGTGGACGCCCTCCGCTACCTGGTCACCCCGGTCCCCGCGTGGCTGCCCGCCCCGCTCGTGGACCCGTGGGAGGAGTGGAAGGCGTGCCGGGCGATCGACGACGCCGAGCGGCTTGCAGCCCGCGCCGAGACCGCCGCGCTTGTCCTCGCCGACGCCTGCGCCGCGCTGCGCGACGAGGCGCTGCGGGAGCTGGAAAAGCTCGACGAGGAGTGGCGCTCCTGTGTCACCCGCCTGGCGTGCTGGCTCGACCGGGCCCGGCCTGCGTACGCCGGCAGGCCCCGGCTGTGCCAGGTCAGGGCGGCCCGTAAGTGGCTCAAGGAGGCGCGTGCCGAGCTGCGCGAGCAGCGGCTGCGGCCGTTCGAGGATCACTCGCAGCGGATCTGGGAGGAACTGCGTCAGCAGAGCAACGTGGACCTGCGTTCTGTGCGCCTGACCGGTAGCGAGAAGGCCACCGTGCGCAAGCTGGTGATGGATGTGTCCGTCGACGGCACCGAGGCGGCGGCCCTTGGCGTCATGAGCCAGGGCGAACTTCACTCCCTCGCGCTCTCGCTCTTCCTGCCGCGCGCCGCCGCGCCGGACAGCCCCTTCGGTTTTGTCGTCATCGACGACCCGGTGCAGTCCATGGATCCCGCCAAGGTCCACGGCCTCGCGAAGGTGCTGCATGGCCTTGGGTCGACTCGGCAGGTCGTGGTCTTCACCCACGACACGCGGCTCCAGCGAGCCTTCACCAACCAGGAATTCCCGGTGACCGTACTGGAGGTGGAGCGGGCGGGCCGGTCCGTGGTGACCGTGAGCCGGGTGACCGATCCGGTCGGTCAGGCACTGGCCGACGCACGCGCTCTCATCCGCACGCGAAACCTCCCGCCGGTCGCGATGACCCATGTGCTGCCCAGCCTCTGCCGCGCCGTCCTGGAACGGGCCTTCTCCGAGGCCGCGTGGCTGCGGCTGCACCGGGCGGGGATGGCCGAACACGAGGCGGAGAAGACCGTCGCGGGGGCCGTCACGCTGATGGACATCGCCGCCCTGGGGCTCTTCGGAGACCCGTCGAAGAGGGCCAGTGACGTCCAGCGCGAGCTGCGCAGGCGGTGCGGCCCCGGGGCGGTGGACCTCATCCAGAAGTGCCAGGAGGGTGCCCACCCGTCGGGCACCTCGATGCCGGACCCCCAGCGGTTCGTGGACGACATCAAGGCCGTTGCCCTGACGGTACGCAAGCCCGAGGAGGGGCCGTGA